The Candidatus Eisenbacteria bacterium genome has a segment encoding these proteins:
- a CDS encoding ribokinase: MRFPPDLPRNRRFDVVGLGGNAADHILTLPVHPAPGGKTKFSGYSRQGGGRTATAMVAVVRLGHTARYLGGVGDDSEGTANLAGLQDEGVDVSGVRVRPGALTQRAFILVHEPTGERTILWGRGPEIPLRAEEISDEEIACGRLFYTDAQDPRAAARAADPARAAGMPVLVDIEDVRPGMDLLLPKIDFLIVSASFPETATGSRNPAEATRILEERTEGGLVVVTRGAGGAVARIDGRLEEFPAYAVEARDTTGAGDVFHGAFAVACLRGLDLQDAIDFSNAAAAMKCRRIGGREGIPRSLEEIERFRRETPHRAKADAEGNRAP; this comes from the coding sequence ATGCGGTTTCCACCTGACCTGCCGAGGAACCGACGATTCGACGTGGTCGGACTCGGCGGAAACGCGGCTGATCACATTCTGACTCTTCCGGTCCACCCGGCGCCGGGAGGAAAGACGAAATTCTCCGGCTACTCCCGACAGGGAGGAGGCCGGACGGCGACCGCGATGGTCGCGGTCGTCCGCCTCGGCCACACGGCCCGCTATCTCGGCGGGGTCGGAGACGACTCCGAGGGGACTGCCAACCTCGCCGGCCTACAAGACGAGGGCGTGGATGTGAGCGGCGTCCGCGTCCGGCCGGGCGCCCTGACCCAGCGGGCGTTCATCCTGGTCCACGAGCCCACGGGCGAGCGGACGATCCTCTGGGGACGCGGCCCCGAGATCCCTCTCCGGGCCGAGGAGATCTCGGACGAAGAGATCGCCTGCGGCCGCCTCTTCTACACCGACGCGCAGGATCCCCGAGCCGCCGCGCGGGCGGCCGATCCCGCCCGCGCCGCGGGCATGCCGGTCCTCGTCGACATAGAGGATGTGCGCCCCGGTATGGATCTGCTCCTCCCGAAGATCGACTTTCTGATTGTCTCGGCCTCCTTCCCCGAGACGGCGACGGGCTCGAGGAATCCGGCAGAAGCGACTCGAATCCTGGAGGAGAGAACGGAAGGCGGCCTGGTCGTCGTCACGCGGGGAGCCGGCGGCGCCGTCGCCCGGATCGACGGACGCCTCGAGGAGTTCCCGGCCTACGCGGTGGAGGCGCGTGACACTACGGGCGCGGGAGACGTCTTCCACGGCGCCTTCGCGGTCGCCTGCCTGCGCGGATTGGACCTGCAGGATGCGATCGACTTCAGCAACGCAGCGGCGGCGATGAAATGCCGCCGCATCGGCGGGCGGGAAGGGATCCCGAGAAGCCTCGAGGAGATCGAGCGATTCCGAAGGGAGACGCCTCATCGGGCGAAGGCGGACGCTGAGGGAAACAGAGCCCCGTGA
- a CDS encoding PHP domain-containing protein: MRSDPISAPGGATRKPAQWADLHLKKADLHLHSSHSFDVLDLPALSPRALYDKAVKRGMGFFTLTDHDTMRGVEELKRDLAVEYGESPPIPLIAGIEIKVRDPRIGHTVHVNVLGLDQAQMIELARRRRSIDRFTAFCRREGLFHAYNHPFWFERGERGDLSTIEDLIGLFPVIELNAGRIPQLNGRTSRLAQKLGKSVIAASDSHTGRVGRAYSVAPGTTPQEFLGSILAGVCRAVPEHLTPRGLVQEVDETVDLVLARRSPFTPKASFLRTRPLARRIAELVLGSELLMASPGSRRAMKGTMRLMAFAPAYACVLQQRTMHWRLGEMDR; this comes from the coding sequence ATGCGATCCGATCCGATCTCAGCGCCCGGCGGCGCCACACGAAAGCCAGCCCAATGGGCGGATCTCCACCTGAAGAAGGCCGATCTCCACCTTCACTCGAGCCACTCCTTCGACGTTCTCGACCTCCCGGCCCTCTCTCCGCGAGCCCTGTATGACAAGGCCGTCAAGAGGGGGATGGGGTTCTTCACGCTGACCGACCACGACACGATGCGTGGAGTCGAGGAGCTGAAGCGGGACCTGGCCGTTGAGTACGGAGAGAGCCCGCCGATCCCCTTGATCGCGGGCATCGAGATCAAGGTCCGCGATCCGCGCATCGGACACACGGTCCATGTCAACGTCCTGGGGCTCGATCAGGCGCAGATGATCGAGCTGGCGCGGCGGCGGAGGTCGATCGATCGGTTCACCGCGTTCTGCCGGCGCGAGGGTCTCTTCCACGCCTACAACCATCCGTTCTGGTTCGAGCGGGGCGAGCGCGGCGACCTCTCCACGATCGAGGATCTCATCGGGCTGTTTCCCGTCATCGAGCTGAACGCGGGACGGATCCCGCAACTCAACGGGCGCACCTCCCGACTCGCGCAGAAGCTGGGCAAGAGCGTGATCGCCGCCTCCGACTCGCACACGGGGCGCGTGGGGCGCGCCTATTCCGTGGCGCCGGGCACGACGCCGCAAGAGTTCCTGGGAAGCATCCTCGCCGGAGTCTGCCGGGCCGTCCCCGAACACCTGACGCCCAGAGGACTCGTGCAGGAGGTCGACGAGACGGTCGACCTCGTCCTGGCCCGAAGGAGCCCGTTCACGCCGAAAGCCTCCTTCCTCAGGACGCGCCCGCTCGCCCGCCGGATCGCCGAGCTGGTCCTGGGAAGCGAGCTTCTGATGGCCTCGCCCGGATCGAGGAGAGCCATGAAGGGCACGATGAGGTTGATGGCCTTCGCCCCGGCTTACGCGTGCGTTCTTCAGCAACGAACGATGCACTGGCGGCTGGGCGAGATGGACCGCTGA